Sequence from the Halomarina litorea genome:
CGAGGAGAGCCTTGGAGTCCTCGCTCGCAAGCAGCGTGTCAGTCGGGCGGACTACAAGACCGATTCGGATACGCGCGATATCGTCGAGCACCGCTTCGTGAAGATGACCGAAGCTAGCATCGATATCGCCGAGGAACTCGTCAAACACGAGCGCGGCCAGCCACCAGCCAGTAATCCAGCGTCGATGCGCACGCTCGGTGAGTTGGGTGTTCTCTCGGGGGCACTGGCCGAGGAGATGGCGCAGGGCGCTCGGTTCCGGAACATGTTGTCCCATACCTACGGGAGCATCATCGACCACGACGTCGTCTACAACGCCCTCCAGGACCTCGAGCGCTACCGAGCCTTCGTGCAGGCGGTTCGGGATCATCTCGATTCAATCGGCGCACTCGACGACTGAGTTCGTGGAGTGAGAATGGTAGCTCGTAGAGCTGACTGTCGACACCTGGGGCATACGATCCGGTGCTGACGTGACGAACAGGAGCTGCTGACTGTTCACTGTTTCCCGGACATTGAAAGCCCTCGACCGTCCGGTATCCCGAGACCCACGCTGCGTGCCTCGTTTCACTCGCTACTTGTGGGCTCGGGGAACGACCGGGACGATTTCGCCCGTCCTGAGTCCGCCAGGAGTGGTCGTCACGCATCTGTTGACGGAGTTCCGTCCCTCGGACCCAGTCGCCATCTCGAACAAGCACCGTCAGCATCACCTTCTGTCGGTCAGTCAGGTTCTTAAAGAAGCCATCAGGGAGTATCGTGTTAGATATTATTTCACTCATCTTGAGAATCCGCCGTCTGATTACTGTTGGGGTGAAATGCGAGTAGCTACAGAGATGAGGAACAGATCATACCGACGCGGCTACTGTATGGTTGCGTTTGTTCGCCCCCGAAGGGTGCGGCGCAAGTCATACTGGCTCGCCTCGATTCGACCAATGGCGACGAGAGACATCTACATGTGCACGTTCGATGAGGATGTACCGACTAAAACCAACACGACGCCGTTCTGCCCAGAGTGCGATGGCGTTGTCCGAACGAACAGCGTCGAGACTGCCTGCGAGGATTGTGGGCTAATCATCGACGAGCAGCTGATCGACCACGGGCCGGAGTGGCGGGCGTACGACGAGGGCGAATGCGAGCGAACGGGTGCACCGCTCACGTCAGCACGCCACGACCGAGGCCTGTCGACCGAGATCGGGCGGAACGTGGATGTGATCGGCAGTGACCTCTCGGGACGGAAACGACGACAGCTAGGGTGACTGCGACGTGAGCACCGGCGTGGGAAGTTCCGGTCGACCGCCGAGCGGAACCTCGCGCACGGGCTGGGCGAGGTCCGACGCATCGCCGGGGCACTCGGCCTCGCCGAGACGATTCGCGACCAGGCGTGTCAGCTGTTCCGGAGCGCGCAGTCGGACGGGCTGTTCCCCGGTCGGCCGATCGAAGCGATGGCCGCCGCAAGTGTCTACGGTGCCTGTCGGTGCAACGGCTGTTCGCGAACGCTTGACGACGTTGTCGTTCCAGCGCGAGTCGACGAGACGAGCGTCCGCAGCGCCTACAAAGTACTCAACCGAGAACTCGGCCTCCCCGCGAAGCCCATGACCCCGAGTTCGTTCGTTCCCCGACTGGCGTCAGCACTCAACGTCGCGAACGACGTGCGACATCGAGCGCGAAGTCTCGCAGAACAGGTGGATTCGGCGGGTGCAGTGACAGGCGTCAGTCCGTCCGGCGTCGCCGCGGCCTGTCTCTACGACGCGCTTCGTGACCACGAACGAGAGGTGACGCAGGCGACGGTCGCCGAAGCAGCGAACGTCACGGCGGTCACGGTGCGAACTCACTGGAAGACACTCCAGGATGTGGCGCACTGACCCGCGGAGCGCGGTCGCAGTCTTTCCAGTCTGAGGGGTAGCTGGAAGCGAATATTCATGAAGCCGGGACGGCG
This genomic interval carries:
- the hepT gene encoding type VII toxin-antitoxin system HepT family RNase toxin, giving the protein MTGEGLPADRLNRILTAVETIEESLGVLARKQRVSRADYKTDSDTRDIVEHRFVKMTEASIDIAEELVKHERGQPPASNPASMRTLGELGVLSGALAEEMAQGARFRNMLSHTYGSIIDHDVVYNALQDLERYRAFVQAVRDHLDSIGALDD